One window from the genome of Thalassospira xiamenensis M-5 = DSM 17429 encodes:
- a CDS encoding adenylosuccinate synthase — MTNVAVIGSQWGDEGKGKIVDWLSERADVVVRFQGGHNAGHTLVIDGTTYKLSLLPSGIVRKNKLSVIGNGVVVDPWALLTEIDRLKGQGVEITPENLRVAENACLILPLHGNLDKAREAAATGNNKIGTTGRGIGPAYEDRVGRRAIRVGDLADVELLEAKVENLLTHHNALLRGLGQPEVDGAELLAQLKEIAPKILPFSDTVWKSLNQFKEAGQRILFEGAQGTMLDIDHGTYPFVTSSNTVSGQAAAGSGMGPSGVGYVLGITKAYTTRVGEGPFPSELFDADGERLGERGHEFGVVTGRKRRCGWFDAALVRQSVKVNGITGIALTKLDVLDGFKEIKICTGYDIDGKIYDHLPANQRLQAKAKPVYEIIEGWSETTMGARSWADLPAAAIKYVRRIEELIEAPVALLSTSPERDDTILVHDPFSA; from the coding sequence ATGACCAATGTTGCCGTGATCGGTTCCCAATGGGGGGACGAGGGGAAAGGCAAGATCGTCGACTGGCTGTCCGAACGGGCAGACGTCGTTGTGCGTTTCCAGGGCGGTCATAACGCCGGTCATACTTTGGTGATCGACGGAACGACCTATAAGCTTAGCCTTCTGCCGTCGGGCATTGTTCGCAAGAACAAGTTGTCGGTTATTGGTAATGGCGTTGTCGTTGATCCGTGGGCGCTTCTGACCGAGATTGACCGCCTTAAGGGGCAGGGCGTTGAAATCACGCCGGAAAACCTGCGCGTTGCAGAAAATGCCTGTCTTATTCTGCCGCTGCACGGCAATCTGGACAAGGCACGCGAAGCCGCGGCAACCGGCAACAACAAGATCGGTACCACCGGTCGCGGGATCGGCCCGGCATATGAAGACCGCGTTGGTCGCCGTGCGATCCGCGTTGGTGATCTGGCCGATGTCGAGCTTCTTGAAGCCAAGGTCGAAAACCTTCTGACCCATCATAATGCGCTTTTGCGCGGTCTGGGCCAGCCGGAAGTCGACGGTGCGGAACTGCTTGCGCAGCTTAAGGAAATCGCACCGAAAATCCTGCCGTTCTCGGACACAGTCTGGAAATCGCTTAACCAGTTCAAGGAAGCCGGTCAGCGTATTCTGTTCGAAGGTGCGCAAGGCACGATGCTGGACATCGACCACGGTACGTATCCGTTTGTGACCTCGTCCAATACGGTTTCGGGACAGGCTGCAGCCGGTTCTGGTATGGGCCCGTCGGGGGTCGGTTATGTTCTGGGGATTACCAAGGCATACACCACACGTGTCGGCGAAGGCCCGTTCCCGTCCGAACTGTTTGACGCGGACGGCGAACGTCTTGGTGAACGCGGTCATGAATTTGGTGTTGTTACCGGGCGTAAACGTCGTTGTGGCTGGTTTGATGCGGCTCTTGTCCGTCAGTCGGTCAAGGTTAACGGCATTACCGGTATTGCATTGACCAAGCTTGATGTTCTTGACGGTTTCAAGGAAATCAAGATCTGCACCGGCTATGACATTGATGGCAAAATCTATGACCATCTTCCCGCCAACCAGCGTCTTCAGGCCAAAGCCAAACCGGTTTATGAAATCATTGAAGGCTGGTCTGAAACCACGATGGGCGCGCGCAGCTGGGCTGATCTTCCGGCGGCGGCGATCAAATATGTCCGCCGGATCGAAGAACTGATCGAGGCACCGGTTGCGTTGCTGTCTACCAGTCCGGAACGTGATGACACCATTCTGGTTCATGACCCGTTCAGTGCATGA
- a CDS encoding RluA family pseudouridine synthase, translated as MNMESGLNTEHLEYIASPADEGARLDKVLATAWPEQSRSRIKSLIENGHLLLNDTPIAKMSYKVKSGDRFALEIPPAVAADPIAEKIALDILYEDDDLLVINKPAGMVVHPAAGNESGTLVNALLAHCGDSLSGIGGVKRPGIVHRLDKDTSGAMVVAKNDATHRALSTLFSEDKENIERAYIAVVWGVPRQIEGVIEGNIGRSPRNRKKMAVLRNGGKPALTRYKVLAKRDDSLASLVECRLLTGRTHQIRVHMTHLGHSLICDPVYGRSKLTQKFSKHVHEVLTGFEKQALHARTLGFLHPKTGNYVLTKAPLPEDLQELITCLDLPIGIV; from the coding sequence ATGAATATGGAAAGCGGCTTGAACACCGAACATCTTGAATATATTGCCTCTCCCGCTGACGAGGGAGCGCGGCTCGACAAGGTTCTGGCAACCGCATGGCCCGAGCAATCCCGTTCGCGCATCAAAAGCCTGATTGAGAACGGACATCTGCTGCTGAATGACACGCCGATCGCCAAGATGTCATACAAGGTAAAAAGTGGCGACCGCTTTGCGCTTGAAATCCCACCCGCAGTGGCGGCCGACCCAATCGCCGAAAAAATCGCGCTCGATATCCTTTATGAAGACGACGATCTGCTGGTGATCAATAAACCCGCCGGGATGGTTGTTCATCCTGCTGCGGGCAATGAAAGCGGTACATTGGTCAATGCTTTGCTGGCCCATTGTGGTGACAGCCTGTCGGGGATCGGCGGCGTGAAGCGCCCGGGTATCGTGCACCGGCTCGACAAAGACACCAGTGGGGCAATGGTGGTCGCGAAGAACGATGCAACCCATCGGGCACTTTCGACCCTGTTTTCCGAGGATAAGGAAAATATCGAACGCGCTTATATCGCCGTTGTTTGGGGTGTCCCGCGCCAAATCGAAGGCGTCATAGAGGGAAATATCGGCCGAAGCCCGCGCAATAGAAAGAAGATGGCGGTACTTCGAAATGGGGGAAAACCGGCCCTTACGCGTTACAAGGTTTTGGCAAAACGCGACGACTCGTTGGCATCTCTTGTTGAATGCAGGCTTTTGACTGGCAGAACACATCAAATTCGCGTTCACATGACCCATCTTGGTCACTCACTTATATGTGATCCAGTTTACGGTAGAAGCAAACTTACCCAGAAGTTCAGCAAGCATGTGCACGAGGTCCTGACGGGCTTTGAAAAACAGGCGCTACATGCCAGAACACTGGGATTTTTACACCCAAAAACAGGGAATTACGTCCTCACCAAAGCCCCCCTCCCGGAAGACCTACAGGAACTCATCACCTGCCTAGACCTACCCATTGGGATAGTTTGA
- a CDS encoding MarR family winged helix-turn-helix transcriptional regulator: MTVTHLELANTVERIYRRFADLLRVDLIRLGKDDISPAQVALLFTIGDDELSVRDLLDRGHYMGSNASYNLKQLAESGYVERHVMARDRRSARIKLTRKGHELCESLHEFHEEYHNALTNDLQDQQEMETALRTLRRLEEFWTQTLRYGGVPVTSGVMTHELRSRR, encoded by the coding sequence ATGACCGTCACTCATCTTGAACTTGCAAATACCGTCGAGCGTATTTATCGGCGTTTTGCTGATCTGCTTCGTGTAGATCTTATTCGACTCGGCAAAGATGACATCAGCCCCGCACAAGTCGCGTTGCTGTTTACCATCGGCGACGATGAACTGTCGGTACGTGATCTATTGGATCGCGGCCACTATATGGGATCGAATGCATCCTATAATCTGAAACAGCTGGCTGAATCGGGCTATGTCGAACGACATGTCATGGCCCGTGACCGACGGTCTGCCAGAATAAAACTGACGCGCAAGGGGCACGAACTTTGTGAATCCCTGCATGAATTTCACGAAGAATATCACAACGCACTGACCAATGACCTGCAGGACCAGCAGGAAATGGAAACGGCACTTCGAACTTTGCGTCGCCTGGAGGAATTCTGGACACAGACCCTTCGGTATGGCGGTGTCCCCGTCACAAGTGGCGTTATGACACACGAGCTTCGCAGTCGCCGATGA
- a CDS encoding glycosyltransferase — MKIVFVHRHGPGQFVHLACHLANAGWQVSFLCEAMNVQLPGIRVLRQRATPPPPATPFPQYHQQIGMHAATTLDSLVAQEGPPDIVYGHIGWGSMMFARDVLRKTPLVGYCEHFYHAEGRDVGFDPTETVTLAKRTQLRLRNIAQLSSLEAIDTGISPTAWQKAAFPQSFHNKIGICHDGIDIHRCRPDDKALLRLPDGRVLRHGDPIVTYVARDLEPYRGFPQFMRAAAKLARHNPDVTFVIAGGDGVSYGTPRADGQKWRDAMMAETGMDPSRIVFLGQIPHDQLIRLFQISSAHVYLTYPFVLSWSVLEAMACGTPVIASDTGPCRDIIRHGRNGLMCGFWNEDQLASTMAEALANPDRLREIRQLARRTITQNFALQQSLAKQTGLIERMAKQ; from the coding sequence ATGAAAATTGTCTTTGTCCACCGCCATGGACCGGGACAATTTGTTCACCTGGCCTGTCATCTGGCAAATGCCGGATGGCAGGTTTCCTTCCTTTGCGAAGCAATGAACGTACAGCTTCCCGGCATTCGCGTCCTGCGTCAGCGGGCAACTCCGCCACCGCCTGCGACCCCATTTCCACAATATCACCAGCAGATCGGCATGCATGCGGCGACAACACTTGATTCACTCGTCGCACAGGAAGGCCCACCCGACATCGTTTACGGGCATATCGGCTGGGGCAGCATGATGTTTGCGCGCGATGTCCTGCGCAAAACACCACTGGTTGGCTATTGCGAACATTTTTACCACGCCGAAGGTCGCGATGTCGGCTTTGACCCGACAGAAACGGTGACCTTGGCCAAACGCACACAACTTCGGCTGCGCAACATTGCACAGCTTTCAAGTCTGGAAGCAATAGACACCGGGATCAGCCCCACGGCATGGCAGAAAGCCGCCTTTCCGCAAAGCTTCCATAACAAGATCGGTATTTGCCACGATGGCATCGATATCCATCGTTGCCGTCCGGACGACAAGGCACTGCTTCGCCTGCCCGACGGTCGTGTGCTGCGACATGGCGATCCGATAGTGACCTATGTTGCACGCGATCTCGAACCCTATCGCGGCTTTCCACAATTCATGCGTGCCGCTGCCAAGCTGGCCCGGCACAACCCCGATGTAACCTTTGTCATCGCCGGGGGGGATGGCGTCAGTTATGGAACGCCGCGCGCCGACGGCCAGAAATGGCGTGATGCGATGATGGCTGAAACCGGTATGGATCCCTCTCGCATCGTCTTTCTAGGGCAAATCCCCCACGATCAGCTGATCCGTCTGTTTCAGATCAGTTCGGCCCATGTCTATCTGACATATCCGTTTGTTTTGTCATGGTCGGTACTTGAAGCCATGGCATGCGGAACGCCGGTGATCGCATCGGACACGGGCCCCTGCCGCGATATCATTCGTCATGGCAGGAATGGATTAATGTGTGGCTTCTGGAATGAAGACCAGCTTGCCAGCACAATGGCCGAAGCATTGGCCAATCCTGACCGGCTTCGCGAAATACGCCAGCTGGCGCGCCGGACAATCACGCAAAACTTCGCGCTTCAACAATCACTTGCAAAGCAGACTGGCCTGATCGAACGCATGGCAAAGCAATGA
- a CDS encoding Mov34/MPN/PAD-1 family protein, whose translation MIDAGKIIKLRTGLLAEISDIAAAAWPEECCGLLIADAESPEVILRFVAARNAAIDRQKTFEIDPHVLIATHRSVRQRGEAIIGCYHSHPNGDCQPSKTDLSRAEEAGFLWLIFATGKNGVDEWKLYRRMPERADDTAPRYFKTCEIVEP comes from the coding sequence ATGATCGACGCGGGTAAAATCATAAAACTGCGGACAGGTTTGCTGGCAGAGATTTCAGATATCGCAGCTGCGGCATGGCCGGAGGAATGCTGTGGTCTATTGATTGCCGACGCGGAAAGTCCCGAAGTTATTCTGCGTTTTGTTGCAGCACGCAATGCCGCCATCGATCGCCAAAAAACATTCGAAATTGATCCGCACGTTCTGATTGCGACGCATCGATCGGTTCGGCAACGCGGAGAGGCGATTATCGGATGCTATCATTCACATCCGAATGGCGATTGCCAGCCATCGAAAACCGATTTGTCCCGCGCCGAAGAAGCCGGTTTTCTGTGGCTGATTTTCGCCACCGGCAAAAACGGCGTTGATGAATGGAAGCTATATCGCCGGATGCCGGAACGTGCCGATGACACAGCACCGCGTTATTTCAAAACTTGTGAGATCGTCGAGCCCTGA
- the rpoH gene encoding RNA polymerase sigma factor RpoH translates to MKQGNALPIISQDGLTVYLQRIRRYPMLTPEQETTFACEFRDNDDATAAEKLITSHLRLVAKIAMSYRGYGLPINELISEGNVGLLQSVKRFDPDKGFRLATYAMWWIRAAIQEYILHSWSLVKMGTTAAQKKLFFNLRKLKSQMQAIDEGDLRPEQVEFIATKLNVTEDDVIMMNRRLAGPDHSLNAPVRIDGDGEWVDWIESEDEDQETLYGKREEFVQRMNLLKSAMSHLNARERDILTQRRLLDSPVTLENLSVAYGISRERIRQIEVRAFEKVRKSIHTDLPM, encoded by the coding sequence ATGAAACAGGGAAATGCACTTCCAATCATCTCCCAAGATGGTCTGACAGTCTATTTGCAGCGCATCCGCCGTTACCCCATGCTTACACCTGAACAGGAAACGACGTTTGCATGTGAATTCCGTGACAATGATGATGCAACTGCCGCAGAAAAGCTGATTACAAGTCATTTGCGGCTGGTTGCCAAGATAGCCATGAGCTATCGCGGTTATGGACTTCCGATAAACGAACTGATCTCCGAAGGTAATGTAGGCCTGCTTCAATCGGTCAAGCGCTTTGACCCGGACAAAGGTTTCCGCCTTGCGACTTATGCGATGTGGTGGATCCGCGCCGCAATTCAGGAATATATCCTGCATTCCTGGTCGCTGGTGAAAATGGGTACCACTGCCGCCCAGAAAAAACTTTTCTTCAATCTTCGGAAACTCAAAAGCCAGATGCAGGCGATTGACGAAGGCGATCTGCGACCGGAACAGGTCGAATTCATCGCCACAAAACTTAACGTCACCGAAGATGACGTGATCATGATGAACCGTCGTCTCGCTGGGCCGGATCACTCATTGAATGCGCCAGTGCGTATTGATGGTGACGGTGAATGGGTCGACTGGATCGAAAGCGAAGATGAAGATCAGGAAACCCTGTATGGCAAGCGCGAGGAATTTGTCCAGCGCATGAATCTGCTGAAAAGTGCGATGTCACACCTGAATGCACGTGAACGTGACATCCTGACCCAGCGCCGCCTGCTCGATTCACCTGTAACGCTTGAAAATCTCAGCGTTGCATACGGAATATCGCGCGAACGCATTCGTCAGATTGAAGTTCGGGCCTTTGAAAAAGTACGCAAATCGATCCACACCGATCTGCCGATGTGA
- a CDS encoding serine/threonine-protein kinase — MAQEAEMQKQDVSDGADEQAAAADNKDTMPSPAGLGGEDPTALGSGGRSIEVGNFRVFSDLRLPEYDMGNCKAYAADNLRREEGGAFALVTDPAIPTRYDLMRFLTGVHIGGQIDLLDHEIAPWPPFDQKTMMLFYEKPAGGRVLVPGEKQKKIDEHDFSKIVIEPLLNVLQAVAEKGLTHRNIRADNLFFEGPMAEKVVVGDCCSAPGGFNQPLVYETISRMTADPAGRGLGSVLDDLYALGMTIAALGIGHTPLEKLREQDIIDVKLSKGSFQAIVMNEKLPLVLIEPVRGLLCDDPEERWGFSELHAWLDGRRAKPVQSNTERRAARSQNISGKDYYTARSLAQGIAKNWINALAPLKDGAVETWLRRGLSDNDRAKHMAEAARQLQWAGADKRAAEDILVAKSIIILDPTGAIRFKGFSAMVDGLGTMLSYDVQHGRGPQRFADVVTRDIPAFWFGRQVGYNPEVQKLQQAYKNLRYYVQQQSAGYGYERCLYAMVRNQHCLSPMIEKSYVVNIEQLLPALEKASESLPDDAWPIDRHIAAFIATRLDDDVEPQLLALQNPSDEVEYSRAIISMLALVQWRHGPDNLQNLSHWVARLMEPAVKVFHSKARRERVEHEIPKLAKRGNLVELYNLINDEQERRKDQTEFITAVEEYSEAESEVFDLESSGPARLELAEKVGQQAAAFASTMIALLTVSALFLMHMW; from the coding sequence ATGGCACAAGAAGCGGAAATGCAGAAACAGGATGTTTCCGACGGCGCTGACGAACAGGCTGCCGCAGCGGATAATAAAGATACCATGCCTTCCCCTGCAGGTTTGGGCGGCGAGGACCCAACTGCGTTGGGTAGTGGTGGACGGAGTATCGAGGTTGGTAATTTCCGGGTGTTTTCAGATCTGCGGCTTCCGGAATACGATATGGGAAATTGCAAGGCCTACGCTGCGGATAACCTGCGCCGTGAAGAAGGTGGCGCCTTTGCTCTTGTAACTGATCCAGCAATACCGACGCGCTACGATCTAATGCGCTTTTTGACCGGTGTCCATATCGGCGGGCAGATTGATCTTCTTGATCACGAAATTGCGCCTTGGCCACCGTTTGACCAAAAAACCATGATGCTTTTCTATGAAAAGCCTGCAGGCGGACGTGTGCTTGTACCGGGTGAAAAACAAAAAAAGATAGATGAGCATGATTTCTCAAAGATTGTAATTGAGCCCCTGCTGAATGTGCTGCAGGCGGTAGCAGAAAAGGGGCTAACCCATCGTAATATTCGCGCGGACAATCTGTTCTTTGAAGGCCCAATGGCAGAGAAAGTCGTTGTTGGGGATTGTTGCTCTGCTCCTGGAGGGTTCAACCAGCCTTTAGTCTACGAAACTATATCGCGTATGACAGCTGATCCAGCTGGACGCGGTTTGGGGTCGGTATTGGATGACTTGTATGCGCTGGGCATGACAATTGCGGCTCTTGGTATCGGGCACACACCGCTCGAAAAGCTGCGTGAGCAGGACATTATTGATGTCAAACTGTCCAAAGGTTCTTTCCAAGCTATTGTAATGAATGAAAAACTGCCTCTGGTGTTGATTGAACCCGTGCGCGGTCTTTTGTGTGATGATCCCGAAGAGCGTTGGGGGTTTTCCGAATTGCATGCTTGGCTTGACGGCAGGCGGGCCAAGCCAGTGCAATCCAACACCGAACGTCGGGCTGCACGCTCCCAAAATATTTCGGGAAAAGATTATTATACCGCGCGGTCGTTGGCGCAGGGGATTGCAAAAAACTGGATTAATGCACTCGCCCCACTAAAAGATGGAGCCGTTGAAACTTGGTTGCGACGTGGGCTGTCAGATAACGACAGGGCCAAGCATATGGCTGAGGCAGCCCGGCAATTGCAATGGGCGGGAGCAGACAAGAGGGCTGCCGAAGATATCCTAGTCGCTAAATCCATCATTATTCTTGATCCGACCGGAGCTATTCGTTTCAAGGGGTTCTCTGCGATGGTTGACGGGTTGGGGACTATGTTGTCTTACGACGTACAGCACGGGCGCGGGCCTCAACGGTTTGCTGATGTGGTAACGCGGGATATCCCTGCTTTCTGGTTCGGGCGACAAGTCGGATATAACCCGGAAGTCCAAAAATTGCAGCAGGCATATAAGAACCTTAGATACTATGTGCAGCAGCAAAGTGCGGGGTATGGCTATGAGCGCTGCCTTTATGCGATGGTTCGTAACCAGCATTGCCTTAGCCCGATGATAGAAAAGAGTTATGTCGTTAACATAGAGCAGCTTTTACCCGCACTGGAAAAAGCTTCGGAATCGTTACCTGATGATGCATGGCCAATTGATCGGCATATTGCAGCTTTTATTGCAACCCGCCTTGATGACGATGTTGAACCCCAACTTCTGGCGTTGCAAAATCCGTCAGATGAAGTCGAATACAGTCGCGCAATCATTAGCATGCTGGCACTTGTGCAATGGCGGCATGGGCCTGATAATCTGCAAAATCTGTCGCACTGGGTGGCCCGGTTGATGGAACCCGCGGTCAAGGTGTTTCACAGCAAGGCACGTCGGGAACGTGTTGAACACGAAATTCCGAAACTGGCCAAGCGCGGCAATCTTGTCGAACTTTACAATCTGATCAATGACGAACAGGAACGCCGGAAGGATCAGACCGAATTCATCACCGCGGTCGAGGAATATTCCGAAGCAGAAAGCGAGGTTTTTGACCTTGAATCATCAGGCCCCGCACGACTTGAACTGGCAGAAAAAGTTGGCCAGCAGGCAGCAGCCTTTGCGTCGACCATGATTGCGCTACTGACGGTTTCGGCGCTATTTCTGATGCATATGTGGTAG
- a CDS encoding ATP phosphoribosyltransferase regulatory subunit: MTELARKALLPAGLQDVLPGIAAREADIREKLMSSFAHAGYDRVKTPLVEFEESLLEGAAPELATQTFRLMDPVSHRMMGVRSDMTPQVGRIAATRLGDAPRPLRLSYSGDVLRIKGTQLRPERQFAQVGAELIGVSSAAADTEIVLLALEALEHVGLPDVSVDLNLPTLPVRLFDAFGVAADDRETLIAALEHRDVAAVKAVSGNVTDVLVALLEAAGPAQAALPKLKKLELPLGGSEELHRLIEVAERILASDLDAALTIDPVEMAGFRYQTGVSFTLFAKHVRGELGRGGRYRAGGSGGEAATGMSLFMDTILRGLADVKPVERVYLPLGTPQREARQLRKDGHYTVAALEGAAEAKTEDAARKEARRMGCSFIYLGGQIVPLGA, encoded by the coding sequence ATGACCGAACTTGCCAGGAAAGCTCTTTTGCCCGCCGGCCTTCAGGATGTTCTGCCTGGAATCGCCGCACGGGAAGCTGACATCCGTGAAAAGCTGATGAGCAGTTTCGCACATGCGGGCTACGACCGGGTCAAGACGCCGCTGGTCGAATTCGAAGAGAGCCTTCTGGAGGGTGCCGCGCCGGAACTAGCCACCCAGACTTTCCGCCTGATGGATCCAGTATCGCACCGGATGATGGGTGTTCGTTCCGACATGACCCCGCAGGTCGGTCGTATCGCGGCAACCCGCCTTGGCGATGCGCCGCGTCCGTTGCGTCTTTCCTATTCCGGTGATGTTTTGCGGATCAAGGGTACACAGTTGCGCCCGGAACGTCAGTTTGCCCAGGTCGGGGCGGAGTTGATTGGTGTGTCCAGTGCCGCAGCAGATACCGAGATCGTGTTGCTTGCGCTTGAGGCGTTGGAACATGTCGGTTTGCCGGATGTTTCCGTTGATCTGAATTTGCCGACCCTGCCGGTCCGTCTGTTTGATGCCTTTGGTGTTGCAGCCGATGATCGTGAAACGCTGATCGCGGCCCTTGAACATCGCGATGTAGCAGCGGTCAAAGCTGTTAGTGGAAATGTGACCGATGTGCTGGTGGCCCTGCTTGAAGCCGCCGGTCCGGCGCAGGCAGCATTGCCGAAGCTTAAAAAGCTTGAACTGCCGTTAGGCGGATCTGAGGAATTGCATCGTCTGATCGAAGTTGCCGAACGTATTCTGGCATCCGATCTTGATGCGGCCTTGACCATTGATCCGGTTGAAATGGCTGGTTTCCGGTATCAGACCGGTGTCAGCTTTACCCTGTTTGCCAAACATGTTCGCGGTGAATTGGGTCGTGGCGGTCGTTATCGTGCGGGTGGTTCGGGCGGCGAGGCCGCAACCGGCATGTCGCTTTTCATGGATACGATTTTGCGCGGCCTTGCCGATGTAAAGCCGGTTGAACGGGTTTATTTGCCGTTAGGCACGCCGCAGCGCGAAGCGCGCCAATTGCGCAAAGACGGCCATTATACTGTGGCGGCACTTGAAGGTGCCGCCGAAGCCAAAACAGAAGATGCGGCGCGCAAGGAAGCACGCCGCATGGGATGCAGTTTCATTTATCTTGGCGGCCAGATCGTGCCGCTGGGTGCGTAA
- a CDS encoding type I secretion system permease/ATPase encodes MSGFINVLQLTVPLFMLQVHDRVINSQSTDTLKLLLAIAIGAIILYGILDFIRALIFQEMAKSLLRRLNLPAISAAMSVALEKGSIQGTQVLRDLSDLRNFINGNTISAPLEAIWSPIFLGVMFALHPFYGIAGLVAVLVLIGLSLLGDLLVRQITKEGTDANLRNIGDIGSTVSNAEAIEAMGMLPALAMRWRQSQVHASELLDIGNVRSKGMYSVTRSARFGMQICVLAMGAYLVILGETTPGAMIGGTIIMGRLLLPFDNVTRDWRAWVSALSSWKRIRNILEERQSEREIEPTPRSEGPLVVDNLVYAVPGSNVPVLRGVSFDLNPGEILGVVGPSAAGKSTLSRLLVGSAKPTAGGVFLDGHSTYLWERGSFGNMVGYLPQSVSLLNGTIRENIGRMREANPRKVIDAARAAGVHEMIGRLPLGYDTPIGAGRHTLSGGQQQRIALARALYGWPRLLVLDEPNANLDAEGEASLIRAVRQAAEGGAMVVLIAHRQSIMQYAHKLLVMQEGRVKQFGERTNVIRAMTQDDNDIKNLPPVKRNQQSGGAA; translated from the coding sequence TTGAGTGGCTTTATCAATGTTCTGCAACTGACCGTGCCGCTTTTCATGCTTCAGGTGCATGATCGCGTGATTAACAGTCAAAGTACCGATACGCTTAAATTGCTGCTCGCAATTGCGATTGGTGCCATCATTCTATACGGCATTCTTGATTTCATTCGGGCCCTTATCTTTCAGGAAATGGCCAAATCATTGTTGCGTCGCCTGAACTTGCCGGCCATTTCGGCGGCAATGAGCGTGGCGCTTGAAAAAGGATCGATACAGGGCACGCAGGTTCTGCGCGATTTGTCGGATTTGCGCAATTTTATCAATGGCAATACCATCAGTGCGCCACTCGAAGCGATCTGGTCGCCGATTTTCCTTGGTGTGATGTTTGCCCTTCATCCGTTTTACGGTATTGCGGGGCTTGTGGCGGTGCTGGTCCTGATCGGGCTTAGTCTGTTGGGTGATTTGCTTGTGCGACAGATCACCAAGGAAGGCACCGATGCCAATCTGCGTAATATCGGCGATATCGGGTCAACCGTATCAAATGCCGAGGCGATTGAGGCAATGGGCATGTTACCTGCACTTGCCATGCGCTGGCGCCAATCGCAGGTCCATGCCAGTGAGTTGCTTGATATCGGGAATGTCCGAAGTAAAGGCATGTATTCTGTCACGCGCTCGGCCCGTTTCGGCATGCAGATTTGCGTGCTGGCGATGGGGGCGTATCTGGTTATTCTGGGGGAAACAACACCTGGGGCGATGATTGGCGGTACGATTATCATGGGCCGTCTTCTGTTGCCGTTTGATAATGTTACGCGCGACTGGCGGGCGTGGGTTTCTGCTCTTTCGTCATGGAAACGCATCCGGAATATCCTTGAGGAGCGTCAGTCGGAGCGCGAAATCGAACCGACACCGCGTTCCGAAGGGCCGCTTGTTGTCGATAATCTTGTATATGCGGTCCCCGGCTCGAACGTGCCGGTTCTTCGCGGGGTGAGCTTCGATCTTAACCCGGGCGAAATTCTGGGCGTGGTCGGGCCGTCGGCTGCTGGTAAATCGACCCTGTCGCGTCTGCTGGTCGGATCGGCGAAACCGACTGCTGGCGGCGTATTTCTTGACGGGCATAGCACCTATCTTTGGGAGCGCGGTTCGTTTGGCAACATGGTCGGTTATCTGCCGCAATCCGTTTCGCTTCTGAACGGCACCATCCGTGAAAACATTGGTCGCATGCGTGAAGCCAATCCGCGCAAGGTGATTGATGCGGCCCGCGCAGCCGGGGTGCATGAAATGATCGGCCGACTGCCACTTGGTTACGATACGCCGATCGGGGCGGGGCGACATACCCTGTCTGGTGGACAGCAGCAACGCATTGCACTTGCCCGTGCTCTTTATGGCTGGCCACGTCTTCTGGTGCTTGATGAACCCAACGCCAACCTTGATGCTGAAGGTGAAGCATCACTGATCCGGGCGGTCCGTCAGGCAGCAGAAGGTGGGGCAATGGTTGTTCTGATCGCACACCGGCAAAGCATCATGCAATACGCCCACAAGCTGCTTGTCATGCAGGAAGGGCGGGTCAAACAGTTTGGTGAACGCACCAATGTGATCCGGGCGATGACGCAGGATGATAACGACATCAAAAACCTGCCCCCGGTTAAGCGCAATCAGCAAAGCGGGGGGGCAGCATGA